One window of the Populus nigra chromosome 4, ddPopNigr1.1, whole genome shotgun sequence genome contains the following:
- the LOC133691980 gene encoding pentatricopeptide repeat-containing protein At5g08510, with amino-acid sequence MSQLKRIHAHTLKKGIDYSKTLIVELLRIPDIPYAHKVFNRSPYPTVFLYNKLIKAYSSQNQPRQCLSLYSQMLLKGCPPNELTFTFLFPACASFYSLLHGKVIHTHFIKSGFDFDVYALTALVDMYAKLGVLMLARQVFDEMTVRDIPTWNSLIAGYSRSGDMEGALELFKLMPSRSVVSWTTMISGYSQNGMYTKALEMFLKMEKDKEVRPNEVTIASVFSACAKLGALEVGERIESYARDNGLMKNLYVSNTLLEMYARCGKIDAARHVFNEIGKRRNLCSWNSMMMGLAVHGRSNEALQLYDQMLGEGIEPDDVTFVGLILACTHGGLVAKGWQLFQSMETNFSIVPKLEHYGCMVDLLGRAGELQEAYDLVKSMPMKPDSVIWGTLLGACSFHSNVEFAEIAAESLFQVEPWNPGNYVILCNIYASAQRWDGVAKLRKLMKGGQIMKAAGYSVIEGEGEIHKFIVEDKSHPRHYEIYALLNEISTKMKLQITEDDFKPELEELLLMEEM; translated from the exons ATGAGCCAATTGAAGAGAATTCATGCCCATACCCTTAAAAAAGGCATAGATTACTCGAAAACTCTCATAGTAGAGCTCCTCCGAATCCCTGACATCCCTTATGCCCACAAAGTGTTCAATCGAAGTCCTTACCCCACCGTCTTTCTCTATAACAAACTCATCAAAGCCTACTCCTCTCAGAACCAACCTCGCCAATGCCTCTCTCTCTACTCCCAAATGCTCCTCAAAGGCTGCCCGCCAAACGAACTCACTTTCACTTTCCTCTTCCCGGCTTGCGCTTCCTTTTATTCCCTTCTTCATGGCAAAGTAATCCATACCCATTTCATAAAATCAGGTTTTGACTTTGATGTCTATGCCTTGACTGCTTTGGTCGACATGTACGCAAAATTGGGTGTTCTCATGCTGGCACGCCAAGTTTTTGATGAAATGACTGTGAGAGATATACCCACTTGGAATTCATTAATTGCGGGTTATTCGAGGAGCGGGGATATGGAGGGTGCGTTGGAATTGTTTAAATTGATGCCTAGTAGGAGTGTGGTCTCTTGGACCACAATGATATCTGGGTATTCACAGAACGGAATGTACACCAAGGCATTGGAGATGTTTTTGAAGATGGAGAAGGATAAAGAAGTTAGGCCAAATGAAGTGACCATTGCTAGTGTATTTTCAGCTTGTGCAAAACTTGGTGCATTGGAAGTTGGGGAGAGGATTGAAAGTTACGCAAGAGACAATGGGCTGATGAAAAATTTGTATGTAAGCAATACTTTGTTGGAAATGTATGCTAGGTGTGGTAAAATTGATGCAGCGAGGCATGTGTTTAACGAGATTGGCAAGAGGAGGAATTTGTGTTCTTGGAATTCTATGATGATGGGCTTGGCTGTCCATGGAAGAAGCAATGAGGCCCTGCAGCTTTATGATCAAATGCTG GGAGAAGGAATTGAACCTGATGATGTCACATTTGTAGGACTTATTTTGGCGTGCACTCATGGAGGCTTGGTTGCAAAAGGCTGGCAACTTTTTCAGTCAATGGAGACAAACTTCAGTATTGTTCCCAAATTGGAACATTATGGCTGCATGGTTGATCTATTAGGGCGTGCAGGTGAACTGCAAGAAGCTTATGATCTCGTTAAAAGTATGCCAATGAAACCAGATTCTGTAATCTGGGGAACACTTCTGGGTGCCTGCAGTTTCCATAGTAATGTTGAATTTGCCGAAATAGCTGCCGAATCTCTCTTTCAAGTTGAGCCGTGGAATCCGGGAAATTATGTAATTCTTTGCAATATATATGCATCAGCGCAACGGTGGGACGGGGTTGCGAAGCTTAGAAAGCTTATGAAGGGTGGGCAGATCATGAAGGCAGCAGGATATAGTGTTATCGAAGGAGAAGGTGAAATTCACAAGTTCATTGTGGAAGATAAATCACATCCAAGACATTATGAAATATATGCATTACTGAATGAGATTTCGACAAAGATGAAGTTACAAATAACCGAGGATGATTTTAAACCTGAACTTGAAGAGTTACTGTTAATGGAAGAGATGTGA
- the LOC133692043 gene encoding U4/U6 small nuclear ribonucleoprotein Prp31 homolog produces MATLADSFLADLDELSDNDADIVDEDDDVEAGNMEEDVDGDLADIEALNYDDLDSVSKLQKTQRFNDIMQKVEDALQKGSDVQDHGMVLEDDPEYQLIVNCNALSVDIENEIVIIHNFIRDKYRLKFPELESLVHHPIDYARVVKKIGNEMDLTLVDMEGLIPAAIRMVISVTASTTSGKPLPEEVLQKTIDACNRALALDSAKKKVLDFVETRMGYIAPNLSAIVGSAVAAKLMGMAGGLTALAKMPACNVQLLGAKKKNLAGFSTATSQFRVGYIEQTEVFQSTPPSLRMRAGRLLAAKSTLAARVDSTRGDPSGNTGRTLREEIHKKIEKWQEPPPAKQPKPLPVPDSEPKKKRGGRRLRKMKERYAITDMRKLANRMQFGVPEESSLGDGLGEGYGMLGQAGNGKLRVSIGQSKLAAKVAKKFKEKNYGSSGATSGLTSSLAFTPVQGIELTNPQAHAHQLGSGTQSTYFSENGTFSKIKRA; encoded by the exons ATG GCAACACTAGCTGATTCTTTCCTTGCTGACCTTGATGAGTTATCCGACAACGATGCTGATATTGTC gatgaagatgatgatgtagAGGCAGGAAACATGGAAGAGGATGTCGATGGAGACTTGGCGGACATTGAAGCTCTTAACTATGATGATTTGGACAGTGTGTCAAAATTGCAGAAAACACAACGATTTAATGATATAATGCAG AAAGTGGAAGATGCACTTCAGAAGGGCTCAGATGTCCAAGATCATGGAATGGTATTGGAAGATGATCCTGAATATCAGCTAATAGTGAACTGCAATGCATTGTCAGTTGACATTGAGAATGAAATTGTTATCATCCACAATTTTATTCGTGACAAGTACCGGCTGAAATTTCCAGAGCTTGAATCACTTGTCCATCACCCAATTGATTATGCTCGTGTTGTGAAGAAGATTGGAAACGAGATGGATTTGACCCTTGTTGATATGGAAGGGCTTATACCTGCCGCTATCAGAATGGTGATTTCTGTGACAGCATCCACAACAAGTGGCAAACCGCTTCCTGAAGAAGTCCTTCAAAAGACAATTGACGCTTGTAATCGAGCTCTTGCACTTGATTCAGCAAAGAAGAAGGTCCTTGATTTTGTAGAAACAAGAATGGGTTACATTGCACCAAATCTTTCTGCTATTGTTGGTAGTGCTGTTGCTGCAAAACTTATGGGGATGGCTGGTGGTCTCACAGCCTTAGCCAAGATGCCTGCCTGCAATGTTCAGCTTCTTGGTGCCAAGAAGAAGAACCTTGCAGGATTTTCTACTGCAACATCCCAATTCCGTGTTGGTTATATAGAGCAAACAGAGGTGTTTCAGTCCACACCACCTTCTTTGAGAATGCGTGCTGGTCGACTATTGGCCGCAAAATCAACACTTGCTGCACGAGTAGATTCTACTAGAGGAGATCCATCAGGAAACACTGGAAGAACCCTGAGGGAAGAGATTCACAAGAAAATAGAGAAGTGGCAAGAGCCTCCTCCTGCAAAGCAACCTAAACCACTTCCAGTTCCTGATTCTGAACCTAAGAAAAAGAGAGGTGGGCGGCGCCTAAGGAAGATGAAAGAAAG ATATGCTATAACAGACATGAGGAAGCTTGCCAATAGGATGCAATTTGGGGTACCTGAAGAGAGTTCTTTGG GTGATGGGCTGGGGGAAGGTTATGGTATGCTTGGTCAGGCTGGGAATGGCAAGCTGCGTGTATCAATTGGTCAGAGCAAACTCGCAGCGAAAGTTGCTAAGAA GTTCAAGGAGAAGAATTATGGAAGCAGTGGTGCTACTTCTGGCCTCACCTCAAGTCTGGCATTTACTCCTGTTCAg GGGATTGAGCTCACAAATCCACAAGCTCATGCGCACCAACTTGGCAGTGGGACACAAAGCACCTATTTTTCTGAGAATGGAACCTTTTCAAAGATCAAGAGGGCCTGA
- the LOC133692042 gene encoding pentatricopeptide repeat-containing protein At3g49730-like encodes MQRVSSKTIFFSILKGPNNYSAALHSNILLLIHRQQLHQNPSNNISNKTTNGFGLISLKTQEPQPHEQDNKVDEFASDVEKVYRLLRKFHSRVPKLELALQESGVVLRNGLTERVLNRCGDAGILAYKFFVWASKQPCYRHCYENYKAMIKVLSKMKQFGAVWALLEEMRRDNSVLITSEVFVVVMRRFASSRMVNKAIEVLDEMPKYGCEPDEYVFGCLLDALCKNGSVKEAASLFEDMRVRFSPSLKHFTCLLYGWCKEGKLLEAKHVLVQMREAGFEPDIVVYNNLLSAYATAGKMGDAFDLLKEIRRKGCDPNATSYTILIQALCGQEKMDEAMRVFVEMERSGCDADVVTYTALVSGFCKWRMIDKGYQILQSMIQKGHMPNQLTYLHLMLAHEKKEELEECKELMGEMQKIGCIPDLSIYNVVIRLACKLGEVNAGVDAWNEMEVSGLSPGLDTFVIMINGFLGHGYLVEACQYFKEMVERGLLSSRQYGILKDLLNALLRGEKLELAKDLWSCIVTKGCELNVDSWTIWIHALFSNGHVKEACSYCLDMMDADLMPKPETFAKLMRGLRKLYNRQFAAEITEKVRKMAADRHVTFKMYKRRGERDLIEKAKAKKDGRKRRARRRQWGAGHNRASIL; translated from the coding sequence atgcAGAGGGTCTCTTCAAAGACAATCTTCTTCTCTATCCTTAAAGGGCCGAATAATTACAGTGCCGCGCTTCACTCTAACATCCTTCTCCTCATACACAGACAACAACTGCACCAAAACCCCAGCAACAACATATCAAACAAAACAACCAATGGGTTTGGTCTTATTTCTCTTAAAACCCAAGAACCACAACCACACGAACAGGACAACAAAGTCGATGAATTTGCAAGCGATGTCGAGAAGGTATATAGATTACTCAGGAAATTTCACTCTAGAGTTCCTAAATTAGAACTTGCTTTACAGGAATCTGGTGTTGTACTGCGTAATGGTCTCACTGAACGTGTCTTGAATCGCTGCGGCGATGCTGGGATTTTAGCTTATAAATTCTTTGTCTGGGCATCGAAGCAGCCTTGTTATAGACATTGTTATGAGAATTATAAGGCTATGATTAAGGTTTTGAGTAAAATGAAACAATTTGGAGCTGTTTGGGCTTTGCTGGAGGAAATGAGGAGAGATAACAGTGTGTTAATAACGAGtgaagtttttgttgttgttatgagGAGGTTTGCTTCTTCTAGAATGGTGAACAAGGCAATTGAAGTTTTAGATGAGATGCCAAAGTATGGATGTGAACCTGATGAGTATGTGTTTGGTTGTTTATTGGATGCTTTGTGTAAGAACGGTAGTGTTAAGGAAGCTGCTTCTCTTTTTGAGGATATGAGAGTGAGATTTAGTCCAAGTTTGAAGCATTTTACATGTTTGTTGTATGGTTGGTGCAAGGAAGGGAAGTTATTGGAGGCTAAACATGTGTTGGTACAAATGAGGGAAGCGGGGTTTGAGCCAGATATTGTGGTGTATAACAATTTGTTAAGTGCGTATGCAACGGCTGGGAAAATGGGGGATGCTTTTGATTTATTGAAGGAGATTAGGAGGAAAGGATGCGACCCTAATGCGACTTCTTATACCATTTTGATTCAGGCACTTTGTGGGCAGGAGAAGATGGATGAGGCGATGAGAGTATTTGTTGAGATGGAGAGAAGTGGTTGTGATGCTGATGTTGTGACTTATACTGCTTTGGTAAGTGGCTTTTGCAAGTGGAGGATGATAGATAAGGGATATCAGATTTTGCAAAGCATGATACAGAAAGGGCATATGCCCAATCAATTGACTTATTTGCATCTGATGTTGGCCCATGAGAAGAAGGAAGAGTTGGAAGAGTGCAAGGAATTGATGGGGGAGATGCAAAAGATTGGTTGTATTCCAGATCTTAGTATTTATAATGTAGTGATTAGATTGGCCTGCAAGTTGGGGGAGGTGAATGCTGGTGTTGATGCTTGGAATGAAATGGAAGTAAGTGGCCTTAGTCCAGGACTTGATACTTTTGTTATTATGATTAATGGGTTTCTAGGGCATGGATACCTGGTCGAGGCTTGTCAGTATTTCAAAGAAATGGTTGAGAGAGGTCTTTTGTCTAGTCGTCAATATGGCATACTGAAGGATTTATTGAATGCCTTGCTGCGAGGTGAGAAGCTTGAATTGGCTAAAGATCTTTGGAGTTGCATTGTGACTAAAGGATGTGAGCTTAATGTGGATTCATGGACAATTTGGATTCATGCACTGTTCTCAAATGGGCATGTGAAGGAAGCATGTTCATATTGTCTGGACATGATGGATGCTGATTTAATGCCAAAACCAGAAACTTTTGCTAAGCTCATGCGTGGTTTAAGGAAATTGTATAACAGACAGTTTGCAGCAGAGATCACAGAGAAGGTGAGGAAGATGGCTGCGGATAGACATGTGACTTTCAAAATGTATAAACGACGAGGGGAGAGGGATTTGATAGAAAAGGCCAAGGCGAAAAAGGATGGGAGAAAAAGAAGGGCCCGCAGACGCCAGTGGGGTGCGGGTCATAATAGAGCTAGCATTTTGTAG
- the LOC133690857 gene encoding uncharacterized membrane protein At1g16860-like — MSFVTKAWNKLNWRRKAAVFWCLRSFPDSDLAAATEGQLVKITGRFSTDFYITDRKSGIRAMVKAGSGCKVVPLIVESKLVTTRQCRTLSSHLRKWLQERNLSAEARLLRLEEGYVQEGSFVTVIGVLRRNNDISMIVQPQELFSTGCLWQKLLLPVDVDGLILGFPDTAGPNMNPGYTQHLEQ, encoded by the exons ATGTCGTTTGTAACAAAag CTTGGAATAAGCTTAATTGGAGACGTAAAGCTGCTGTCTTTTGGTGTCTTCGTTCTTTTCCTGATTCTGACCTTGCTGCTGCTACTGAAGGACAGCTTGTTAAAATTACTGGG AGGTTCTCCACAGACTTCTACATAACTGATCGAAAGTCTGGTATCAGAGCCATGGTAAAAGCTGGTTCAGGTTGTAAAGTTGTTCCCTTGATTGTTGAGAGCAAACTTGTGACTACAAGGCAATGCAGAACCCTATCTTCTCACTTGAGGAAATGGTTGCAAGAAAGAAACCTGTCAGCCGAGGCCCGCCTACTACGTTTGGAAGAAGG GTACGTACAAGAAGGCAGCTTTGTTACCGTGATTGGTGTTTTGCGTAGAAATAATGATATTTCGATGATTGTTCAGCCACAAGAGCTTTTCTCCACAGGATGCCTGTGGCAAAAGCTTTTACTCCCTGTGGATGTTGATGGGCTAATCCTGGGGTTCCCAGATACTGCTGGCCCTAACATGAACCCAGGTTACACACAACACTTGGAACAATAA
- the LOC133692044 gene encoding homeobox-leucine zipper protein ATHB-12-like, producing MFDGEEYSPSATEPFSCMNGVTTSRKKKNKNKRRFSDEQIKSLESMFVSETRLEPRKKIQLAKELGLQPRQVAIWFQNKRARWKSKQLERDFSILRANYNSLASRFETLKKEKQALVIQLQKINDLMKKPGEEGECCGQGPAVNSIEGKSENADTTMGESETNPRLSIERPEHGLGVLSDEDSSIKAEYFEPEEEPNLISMVEPADGSLTSQEDWGSLDSDGLFDQSSSDYQWWDFWA from the exons ATGTTTGATGGAGAAGAGTATTCACCTTCGGCGACAGAGCCTTTTAGCTGCATGAACGGTGTCACAACCTccagaaagaagaagaacaagaacaaaaggAGGTTTAGTGATGAGCAGATTAAATCGTTGGAGTCTATGTTTGTATCAGAAACAAGGCTTGAGCCTCGAAAGAAGATTCAGCTGGCAAAAGAGCTTGGATTGCAACCACGACAGGTTGCAATATGGTTTCAGAATAAGAGAGCTAGATGGAAGTCTAAGCAGCTTGAAAGAGACTTCAGCATACTACGAGCCAATTACAATAGCTTGGCTTCCAGGTTTGAGACTCTGAAGAAAGAGAAGCAAGCTTTGGTAATACAG TTACAGAAGATTAATGATTTGATGAAGAAGCCAGGAGAGGAAGGAGAGTGTTGTGGCCAAGGACCAGCTGTGAACAGTATCGAAGGCAAATCAGAGAATGCAGACACAACTATGGGTGAATCAGAAACGAATCCTAGATTGTCAATTGAAAGACCAGAACATGGATTAGGAGTCCTCTCAGATGAAGATAGCAGCATAAAAGCAGAGTATTTTGAACCCGAAGAAGAACCGAACCTAATTAGTATGGTGGAACCCGCTGATGGATCATTGACATCACAAGAAGATTGGGGGAGTTTAGACTCCGATGGCCTCTTCGATCAATCAAGCAGTGACTATCAGTGGTGGGATTTCTGGGCTTGA